The following are encoded in a window of Nilaparvata lugens isolate BPH chromosome 13, ASM1435652v1, whole genome shotgun sequence genomic DNA:
- the LOC111050208 gene encoding DNA replication licensing factor Mcm7, with product MSYRKDKKVTDYVVEKENIKNFLIEFYVENDDDMKEFKYSQQLTNLAHREQVAIYIEIDDVESHNSRLAEAIVANTRRYTLLFSEVIFELLPTYKDRDVVAKDSLDIYIEHRLLMEQRMRQPGGGDQRPTENSYPRELMCRFEVYFKAAAVAKVIPIRDVKAAYIGRLVTVRGVVTRSTEVKPMMVVATYTCDHCGAETYQPVNSLSFMPVVMCPSEDCRVNKSGGRLYLQSRGSKFVKFQEIKIQEHSEHVPVGHIPRSLTIFCRGETTRKALPGDHVAVTGIYLPLVRQGFRQMTQGLLSDTYLEAHSIECLSKVEDDKASRGELTEFEINQLLSANFYSKLAASLAPEIYGHEDVKKALLLLLVGGVDRNPSGMKIRGNINICLMGDPGVAKSQLLSYIERLARRSQYTTGRGSSGVGLTAAVMKDPLTNEMVLEGGALVLADQGICCIDEFDKMADHDRTAIHEVMEQQTISIAKAGIMTRLNARVSILAAANPAFGRYDSNRSVEQNIQLPAALLSRFDLLWLIQDRPDRDNDLKLAQHITYVHKHCCQPPAEFQALEMSLIRRYIDLCKNKNPIVPPELTDHIVTAYVEMRKEARNNRDMTFTSARNLLAILRLSTALARLRLANEVEKDDVGEAMRLLEMSKVSLGHAEAKDVGGGSAADRVFILAREVAGSRKTVKLTEIREYCAKKGYQPDLVDQCVEEYEELNVWQVNQARTTVTFL from the exons ATGTCGTACAGAAAAGACAAAAAGGTGACAGACTACGTTGTCGAAAAAG AAAACATCAAAAACTTTCTAATTGAATTCTATGTCGAAAATGACGATGATATGaaagaattcaaatattcacaacaaCTCACAAATCTTGCTCACAGAGAACAG gTTGCAATTTATATAGAGATTGATGATGTCGAATCTCATAACTCTAGACTGGCCGAAGCTATTGTAGCGAATACAAGGCGGTACACTTTGCTATTCTCTGAAGTTATATTCGAGCTGCTACCGACTTACAAGGATAGAGAT GTTGTTGCCAAAGACTCGTTGGACATCTACATTGAGCATCGACTGCTGATGGAGCAGCGCATGAGGCAGCCGGGAGGAGGGGATCAGCGGCCCACCGAAAACAGCTATCCCAGGGAACTCATGTGTCGATT CGAAGTGTACTTCAAAGCTGCGGCGGTGGCAAAGGTGATTCCAATTCGTGACGTGAAGGCGGCCTACATTGGGCGACTGGTGACGGTGCGGGGGGTGGTGACCCGCTCCACAGAGGTCAAGCCCATGATGGTGGTCGCCACATACACTTGTGACCACTGCGGTGCCGAGACCTATCAGCCG GTGAACTCTCTGAGCTTCATGCCAGTGGTGATGTGTCCCAGCGAAGACTGCCGAGTCAACAAGTCGGGCGGACGACTCTACCTACAGTCGCGTGGCTCCAAATTTGTCAAATTTCAGGAAATCAAAATTCAGGAACACAGCGAACATGTGCCTGTCGGTCATATTCCAAG ATCGTTGACGATCTTCTGTCGCGGTGAAACGACTCGCAAAGCGCTGCCCGGTGACCACGTGGCGGTGACTGGCATCTACTTGCCACTGGTGCGGCAAGGATTCCGGCAGATGACTCAAGGCCTCCTCTCTGACACCTACTTGGAGGCGCATAGCATTGAGTGCTTGAGCAAG GTTGAAGACGACAAAGCCAGCCGAGGAGAGCTGACCGAGTTCGAGATCAATCAGCTGTTATCTGCCAACTTCTACTCGAAACTGGCTGCCAGTCTGGCGCCTGAGATCTACGGCCACGAGGACGTCAAGAAGGCACTGCTTCTGCTGCTGGTGGGCGGGGTCGACCGCAACCCAAGTGGCATGAAAATCAGAG GTAACATCAACATTTGCCTAATGGGAGATCCGGGAGTGGCAAAATCCCAACTGCTGTCCTACATTGAACGTCTAGCCAGACGCAGTCAGTACACCACGGGAAGAGGTTCATCAGGAGTGGGTCTCACGGCAGCTGTTATGAAG GACCCCCTGACTAACGAAATGGTGCTCGAGGGTGGAGCACTGGTTCTTGCCGACCAAGGCATCTGCTGCATTGACGAATTCGACAAAATGGCTGACCATGACCGTACTGCCATTCATGAG GTGATGGAACAGCAGACGATCTCGATCGCAAAGGCGGGCATAATGACGCGTCTGAACGCGCGCGTGAGCATTCTGGCAGCAGCCAACCCGGCCTTCGGTCGCTACGACTCTAATCGCTCGGTCGAGCAGAACATCCAGCtgcctgccgctctgctctcCCGTTTCGACCTGCTCTGGCTCATCCAGGACAGGCCCGACCGTGATAATGATCTCAA ACTGGCCCAACACATAACATACGTGCACAAGCACTGCTGCCAACCTCCCGCCGAGTTCCAGGCGCTGGAGATGTCGCTGATTCGCCGCTACATCGACTTGTGCAAGAACAAGAACCCCATTGTGCCACCCGAACTCACCGATCACATTGTCACCGCCTACGTTGAGATGCGCAAGGAAGCTAGGAACAACAG GGACATGACGTTCACATCAGCGCGTAACCTTTTGGCTATTCTGCGCCTGTCGACTGCGCTTGCGCGTCTGAGGCTGGCCAATGAGGTGGAGAAGGATGATGTCGGAGAGGCCATGCGTCTACTGGAAATGTCCAAAGTCAGTCTTGGACATGCTGAGGCCAAGGATGTTGG